The nucleotide window GGGGATCCGCCCCCGCGACGAGCTGGCGCGCCAAAGCGGCCTGGAAGTGGGCGAGCGTGGCGGCATCGTGATCGACGAGCACTGCCGGACCTCCGACCCCCACGTCTACGCCATCGGGGAGTGCGCGCTCTACCAGGGCCGCGTCTACGGGCTGGTAGCGCCCGGCTACGAGATGGCCCGGGTCCTGGCCGAGCGCCTCACGGGCGGCGAGCGGGCCTTCAGCGGCACGGACCTGTCCACCAAGCTCAAGCTGCTGGGCGTGAAGGTGGGCAGCTTCGGCGACGCCTTCGCCCAGACACCGGGCGCCCAGGAGGTGCTCTACAGCGATTTTGGCAAGGGCTTCTACAAGAAGCTGGTGCTCAGCGAGGACGGCAGGCGGCTCCTGGGCGGCATCCTGGTGGGCGATACCTCCGACTACGCCAAGCTGCACAACCTGGTCTTGAACGCCGTGGAGCTGGACAACCCCGAGCACCTGCTCGTCCCCCCCGGCGAAGGAGGTCCTGCCCCCAAGACCCGCCTGCCCGCGACGGCGCGGGTGTGCTCGTGTGAGAACGTGACCAAAGGGACCATCTGCGAGGCGATTCGCTCGGGCTGCCGCGACGTCGCCTCGCTGAAGAAGGCCACCCGCGCTGGCACCGGCTGCGGCGGCTGCGTGGGCACGGTGGGCGAGATCCTCAAGGAGGAGTTACTTCGGTTGGGCGAAAAGGTCAGCGACCACCTCTGCGAGCACTTCCCCTACAGCCGCCGCGAGCTCTTCGACATCGTGCGGGTCAAGGGCTACAAGACCTTCGACGCCCTGCTGCGCGACCACGGCACGGGGTACGGCTGCGAGGTCTGCAAGCCGGCGGTGGCCTCGATCCTGGCCTCGCTCCACAACGAGTACGTGCTCGAGGACGCCCACGCACCCTTGCAAGACACCAACGACCGCTTCCTGGCCAACCTGCAGCGCGACGGCACCTACTCGGTGGTGCCCCGCATCCCCGGCGGGGAGATCACCCCCGAGGCGAAGAAGTACGGGCTTTACACCAAGATCACCGGAGGGCAGCGGATAGACCTCTTCGGCGCACGGCTGGAGCAGCTCCCGCACATCTGGGCCGACCTCATCGCCGCCGGCTTCGAGTCGGGCCACGCCTACGGTAAGGCCTTGCGCACCGTCAAGGGCTGCGTGGGCGACACCTGGTGCCGCTACGGGGTGCAGGACTCGGTGGGGCTGGCCATCCGCCTGGAGAACCGCTACAAGGGCCTCAGGACCCCCCACAAGATCAAGATGGCGGTCTCGGGCTGTACCCGCGAGTGCGCCGAGGCCCAGGGCAAGGACGTGGGGGTGATCGCCACCGAGCGGGGCTGGAACCTCTACGTGTGCGGCAACGGCGGCATGAAACCCCGCCACGCCGACCTGCTGGCCGCCGACCTCGACGAGGAGACCCTGGTGCGCTACATCGACCGCTTCCTCATGTTCTACATCCGCACCGCCGACCGGCTCCAGCGCACCAGCGTGTGGCTGGAGAAGCTGGAGGGGGGCCTCGAGTACCTGCGCGAGGTGATCGTGGAGGATAAGCTGGGCCTGGCGGCGGAGCTCGAGGCCCAGATGGCCCGCCACATCCAGACCTACCAGTGCGAGTGGAGGGTCACGCTGGAGAGGCCCGACAGGCTCAAGCACTTCCGCCACTTCGTCAACTCCGACGCCCCCGACGACAACATCGTGATGGTCGAGCAGCGCGGCCAGCACCGCCCGGCCTACGACTTCATGCACGCCACCGCGCTGGCGCTGGCCGAGGCGATCCCCAACGCCCGGCACCGCACCCTCGATGACCAGACCCACGAGGTGGCAGCCGAGGCCTTGGCCCCCGTGTTGGTCGAGTTTTTCAGCGGTTGAGGCCTTCTTCTGCGCGGCCTCAGGCCCTGGAGCGCCGCTGCTAGCGGCACATCTTGCCCTGCGCGCCGCAGGCTTAAGCGGCGCTTGCCGGGAAGCGACGAGGGCCGGGGGGACGTCCCCCGGCCCCGGCGTCGGGCGGTTCACCCTCGAGACGGGATGTTCTGGTTGCGCCGGAAGAGGTTGCCGGGGTCGTAGCGGCGCTTGACGGCCACCAGCCGCTCCCAGGTCGGGCCCGGGTAGGCCGCGCGGACCCGCTCGGCCCCCTCGTCGCCCAGGAAGTTGACGTAGGCGCCGCCGTCGCCCTGGCGCAGGGCCGCCGCGAAGCCCTTCACCCAGGCCTCCTGCTCGGCCCGGTCGTGGGGGCCGTAGAAGGCGGCGACGTTGGCCATGATGCGGCGGCCGCGGTGGGCGAAGGCGGTGGCCTCCACGGGCACGCGGGCCATCGCCCCGCCCAGCACCCGAAGCTGCGCCACCCGCATGGCGGCGGTGGAGGAGCGGAGGTGCTCGAGGACCGTCTCGGCCACGCCCCGGTCGACGGCGTCGAGGAACATCGTGCGGGCCACCGCCGTCGGGCGGTAGCCCTCCTCCTCCGGCGGGTAGACCTCGGGGTAGCGCATGGGGCGCAGCAGGTCTACGAGGGGTGGGGCCAGCCTGCGGAAGGGGGCCAGGGCCCGCTCCCCGGCCTCGGCCTCGCCCGCGTAGGCCATCAGGGCCATCAGCACCAGCTTGCCGTGGTGCTCGGCGGGCACGAAGGGCATCGGCGGGGCGGGCATGACGTTGACGATGGCCGAAAGCTCCTCGGGCGCGGCCTCGGCCTCGGCGATGAAGCCGGCAATGACCTCGGGCGTGGCCGGGAGCAGGAGCATCCCGCCCACCACGGAGTCCACCGGGTGCAGCCGGAACTTGAAGCGGGTCACGACCCCGAAGTTGCCCCCGCCCCCGCGCAGGGCCCAGAAGAGGTCGGGGTGGTGCTCCTCGTCGGCGTAGAGGAGCTGCCCGTCGGCGGTCACGACCTCGGCGGCGAGCAGGCTGTCGACGGTGAGGCCGTGCTTGCGCACAAGGTAGCCGATCCCCCCGCCCAAGGTGATCCCCCCGATCCCCACCGAGCCGGTGTCGCCGAACCCGGTCGCCAGGCCGTGCGCCCCGGTGGCCTCGGTGTACTCGCCCGCGGTCAGGCCGGCCTCGGCCCAGGCCGTGCGAGCCTCCACGTCGACGTCCAGGGCCTTCATGTCGCGCAGGTCGAGCACGATGCCCCCCTCGACCGTGCTGTGCCCGGCCCCGCTGTGCCCCCGCCGCGGACGGCGAGCTCGAGGCCGCTCCCCCGCGCCAGCGCGACCGCCCGGGCCACGTCGTCGGCGTTCGCCGCCCGCAGGATCACCGCCGGCCGGGCGTCGATGCCCCCCATGAAGACGGTGCGGGCCTCGTCGTAGCCCGGGTCGTCCGGCGTGATGACCCGGCCGCGGAAGCTTCCGCGGAGCTGGGAGATGGAGAGGGCGGGGTGAATCTGGGCCGAGGGGGAGTGAGGTTCGTTCGCCATAAAATTTCCTCCTGCTCTTGCTTGAGGGGCCGTTCTCCTGTTTAGAGCATACTGCTTACATCTATTACGATGATAACATATCAAGGTTCTAATTTGCAATCCTTTGCTACGGAAACCGTAGCGTTCAGCGGTGCCCGCCGCCCCCCTTCACCTGCCGCTCGCGCGCCAAGCGGCGCAGCATCACCCGGTGGAGCCGTCGTGCTCGAGGCGCTTGAGGGCCGCAGGTCATGCGGCCTTCCCTGGCTTCCCGCTGCTGCCGCTTCGCCCGGGGCCGGCCTCTGGGCCACCTCCGCGAGTTGCAGGTTAGCGGCTGAGCCCCTGTCGCGCCTCCGACTTAAGCCCGAGGCGGGCCCGGCGGGGGTTAACAACCAATTGAGCAAGGGCTGTCGGACCTGCGCTACCAGCGCTTTCAATCCTCTACGAGGTTAAGCGCCTTTGCAACCACCTCTCGCCTTGAGCGGGAGGAAGAACTTGCTGGCCTTTCAATCCTCTACGAGGTTAAGCGCCTTTGCAACCGAGTCGTCGCAGCGCTCGGTCTCGGCCTGCATCTTTCAATCCTCTACGAGGTTAAGCGCCTTTGCAACGCCCCGATCAGGCATCCTGTTCGTCACAGCCTTTCTAGCTCCGAAATCGCACACGGCGTGTGGACTTTTCCTAGTCTACACGAACTGACGCCCTCGAGGCAGCATGAGACCCGTTCCTGACGGGTACGCACGCGAGCTTAGCCTGAGTGTGCAAAAGGTGGGGTCTGGTCTACGTCCAGGACAGTAAAAGCCCCCATTCAGGGGGCTTTGGGCCGAGAAGTGGCGTTCGCGCTCGCGTCAGTAGGGCGTGGTGAGCCCGAGGCCGTAGGCGGTCTTGGCCCCTACCCCAGCGTAGAAGGCGTACGCCTGCAGGATTCCTAGTGCCCGCTGCGCCTCGAGGCTGTCGCTGTGGCAGTGCACCTCCACCGCCCCGGTGAAGCCGGGGAAGAACCCCTTGGCGGCCTGGGCCCGCTCGAACCGGAGGTCGGCGAAACGGGTGAGCTCGAGGTCGAGCTCGAAGACCGCCAGCAGCGCAGCGGCCTCGACCTCCGGGAAGCGCAGGGGGCTGTGGTGCTGCCAGCTCGATAACAGGGACTTGGCGATGAGGAGGGGGTCCGGTAGGGGGGTGTGGCGGGCGCGCCGACCGGGCTTGGAGGTAGCGAACACGGTGGGGGTGCGGAAGCGCAGGCGCAGGCAGCGGGTGGGCGGGGCCGCGGCCAGCTCTTCCCAGGTGCGGCGGCCGGCGAGGGGGCTGCCCTGGGGGGTGGCCACAACCCGGGCCAGGCGGTACGGGTGGTCGCCCAAGGCCAGGCCGTCCACGCCCTCGCGGAGGAGGACCCCCAGCAGCGGGCCGAACAGACCGTCATCGAGGGTGGTTATCCGCAGCACCACCTCCCCTCCCCTACCCGCTGGCGGGGAGGGCTCGAGCGCCGCCAGCGTGAAGGGCTTGCGGGGAGCCGCGTGGACCGCGGCGGCCAGAGCCGGGTCGAGCTTGCCCAACAGCGCGAAGAACAGGCCGTGCGCGTAAAGCCCGGGGTAACGCAGGGGGCGGGGGTCGCTCGAGGTCAGGTGGAGCAGGAAGGCGTGGGGCATCAGCCTCCCCCACCGCGACGGAACACCTTCACGTTGCCGGAAGAGTAAACCTGCCCCTCGACCAAGTAAGTGCCCAGCCGGTAGTGCTCCTTGAGCCGCTGGCTAGGGAGCAGGCGCTCCAGGGTGAGTGCCTTATCCTGGGCCTTCTGCTTGCCTTTAGCAGGGGGAAATAATCGCTCACGCCCCTCGAAATCGGCGAGCTGCAGCACCACGTAGTCAGCAACCCTGGTCATATCGGCGTCCTCCAGGGACACCGCGCAGTCGGGCGGGGGTTCAGCCACCGGCTCAACTTCCCCCTGGCAACTCACCAGGGAGTCTTTGGCGCCGAGGTAGGGGATGCGCTCGAGGGCCTCCGCCACGAGCCCGCGATGCTCGGCCGGAACTAGTACGTAGACCTCGAGAGCCCCGTCGATCAGGGCGAACTCGCGGAAGTGCGGCGAGATCTTGTAGCCCGCACCGGTATTTTTGTCGAGGTCGCCTGCGTCCTTTGGCGGGCGCACGTAGCGCATGATGCCCCGGTAGATGACCGCACCCCGTGGGGGGCGCACCCGCACCTTCAAGGGCAACAGCTCCAGCAGGGCCTGGGCCTTCCCCCGCTCACCCTCGCGCAGGTACGCGGCTAGCATGGCCATCTGCACCGTGAGGGGCGAGGGCACCGCCGGGTTGACGGCGCTGATGGCTACCGTGTCGGGCATGCGGTAGTGGAAGGAGTGCGTCAGAAAGCGGGCCCGTAACCAAAGCTCCGACATGGCCGCTCCTACAGGCCGATCGCGGCCCGGGCCTGGTCGAAAGCCCTAGCCAAACCGGGCAGGCCATCGAACTCGAGCGCGCGGTAGCGCCCGGGCTTGGCCTCTGCCAGCGTGGCGAGCTCGGCTCTGTAGCGCGGGTTGGGCTTGATGCGCTCGGCGAGCGGGCTGCCCTCGGCGTCGTACCTGAGCTCGACCTCGATGGGGGAACGGAAGGGAGCGGGCCCGAAGTTCGAGAGCACCAGGATGCCCTCGAGCTGCCCCGTGTGCTGCAACCAGCCGGCCTGCTTCGCCCCCGCCGGGGAGAGCAGCCACTGCTCCCAGGCGTCGAGCAGTGCTGCCGCCCGCTGGCGACGCTGCTCGTCGTCCAGGTGGAGGTCGTTGCGATCCGGCGCGAGCCAGGCCCAGTCGTTGTAGCCGATGCGCCCCAGGTCGAGCCGGGCCACCCCGCCGTACACCGCCGCCCGCATGTTCTGGGTGAAGAGGTTGTGCTGCCCGTCGGGGCGGTAGGCGGCGTGCTGTGAAAACTCCACGATGGCTGGCGTTTCGGAAATAAGCCATCCTACATCAAAAACCGAGTCGCGCTTCAAGGTTCCCTCGACGCCGTAATCCTTTCCATCGCGCTGCACCTTCTCTTCTTTGCTTATCGCTGCCAAGAAGCCCCCTACATCAACGATTGCGCAACACTCCAACAGTTTACGTGATGCGACCGCGAAGTGCCTTGGTTCCATCTTTAGAATTGCTTTTTTCTTCTTTTCCTCTTGAGTACCACCCCCGTCTTTTTCCCCATCCCCCTTGTCCTCAATCGGTTGAATCTCAGAGTTCTGTGCAATCCACTCCTTAACAAGATCCTTTGCCCTGTCCGAATGAAGCCCTTCGCCTGCCAAGCTAAGCGGAAGCTTCTTAGACTTCGCGATGCGCACGAAGTTCTCCAAGACGTGGCGGCGGACCATCTCGCCCGAGATGCCGTCGTAATTATGACCGCCCACGCTGATGCGCCGCGGCTCCATCACGTTGGTCCCGCTGCTGCCCTCGTTGTTCATGGCGTGGAACGCCAGGCCGATGCGGAAGCTGATCGAAAGGCTGGTGTAATTCATGCTTCTTCTCCTTGGGCGGCTTCGACGGCCTCGAGTTTGGCGGGCTGATACTTCATGCTGGCCAGCACGCGCAGCAAGAAAGCGGTCTTATGAGCGGGGAAAGTGCGCTGGTCATGAGCCGACAGAACTTCCTCAGAGCTCAGCGAGTCCATGGCCTCCTTGAGGTTCTTCGCCAGCCATTTCCGCTCCTTCTCCGCCCTCGCGAGTGCCCTCGAGAGGATCTTGGCGACCTCCGCGTAGAACTTCTCGGGCTTGTCGGCGCGCTCGAGGCCGATGTACGCCCCGATCCAAGCGCCCTCGCGCTCACCACGAAAGACCTCGCCCAGTGCCTTCACCAGGGCCTCGCTGGGGGGTGGGATCTGCCTAGCTTCTGCCATTTTCATCGCCTCCTGTATCGACACCAGGGTTCCCAAAAGCTCACTAGCCGCCGCCCGCACATAGCCCCGCACATTAACGGGCAGACTTTCGTCTACCAGCACCCTCGCCTTGGCCCGCGCCATCGCCGCCAGGGTGTCCATCGAGGGGTTCTTGAGGAAGTCCGCCAGCAGCCGCGCCAGGTCGAGCGGCACGCCCGCCTCGAGGCTGCGGGTGCGCTCGAGGTAGCCCAGGGCTTCGTGGGCGAACTCCTTCACGCCCGCGAAGGCCACGCACAACCGGTGCAGCCCGAGGAGGCCGCTGTAGTAGAACCCCCTCCCGCCGTGGTAGGCGAAGGCGAAATCCTGTATGCGGTACCTCAGGCCGAGGTCGGCAAGGATCCCGAGCGCGGCGAACACCGCCGAGATCGCGCCGCCAGCGCGGTGCTGGTAGCGCTGTCTGAAGGTGATGAAAGGGGTCATGGGCTGGACCGAGTTTTCCAACACGGGCAGCACCGTGGTGACCTCGTCGTTGCCGTAGGCCAGGGCGGCCTGGGTGAGCCCCAAGGTCGCCACGAGGATCTCAGGGACAGGGCGCTTGCCCGGCAGCCCCCGCTGGGACGCGAGCACCCCGTACTGGGCGGCGTCGGGGCTGCGGGCTCCCGTCAGCCAGGCGGGCTCGAGGTAGCGCGAGACGCCCTCCTGCTTGGCCTTTTGCAGCACCTCGGCCTTTGGGGGCCTGGCCTCGAAAAAGCCTTCGACCTCGCCCCGGGAGGCCTCGAGCTCGTTCAGGACGACCAGTGTCGTCTGCTCCACGCGTTCTAAACCCTTGCCCTTGAGGCGCTCGCCGTAGTTGGCGGGGTTGGCCCCCACCACGGGGCCGGAAAGCTCCCAGTGCGTGCGCAGGTCGCGCAGGCTCGAGGCCCCCGAGCCGAAGAACAGGTGCATCGCCCCCACCAGTTGGCAGGCGTCGTAGAAGGGGAAACCCGTCTTCTGGACGTAGTAGGTCTTGGTCGCCACGCCCAGCCGTCCGAACTTCAGCGGCACAACTCCACCTCCCGCTCCCCGCTCGCCTCCCAGTCGCCCACCTTGATCATCCGGCTGGCCAGCACGTAGAAGGGGTAGTAGTCCTCGGATGGGCTCGGCGTGTCGAGGACGTAGGTGTGTTTCCCCTCTATCAGCTCGTAAGTGCTGGCGTCGTTGATGTGGTCGAAAAGCCCCGGGGCGATCAGCGCCTGTATCGGCTCGGAGTCCTCGCCGAGCTCGTCCCGCAGGAGCTGCTGAATTTCCTCGAGAACCCCCTCGTGCAGCTCGAAGGGCTGCCATTTCAGCGTCCCGTCCAGCTCACCCAGCGAGTGATGCCGCGCAGCGGCCAGGGCGATCAGCTCGGCCAGTCGGTCTACCTTGCCCTGCTCGTCGACCACACCGAGTTGATAGAACAGGTAGCGCAGGGCGGGCAGGGCGTGGAAGGCGTGGGGCGGGAGTTCCCCGACCCTCACCCCCTCCTTGCTCTTCGCCCAGAACTCTCCCTCACGCCAGCCGATCGCCCGCTGCCAGCCCTGGCTCAATTTCCCGATATCGTGCAGCAGCGCGGCCAGGCGGATCATGCTCTCGAGGGTCTGGGCGAACTGCTCGGCGCTTTCCAAGGCCCCTCTCGCCTGCATCTGCTCGGCGATGTGGAAGATCCAGGCCGAGTACTTCGACTTCAGCATCGAGTCCACGGCGCGGTAGACCCTCGAGCAGTGCGCCCGCCAGCCCTGAAAGTTGTGCTTGGGCGGCTGGGCCTGTTCGCTGAGGCGGGGCACCACGGGCGTGATCAGGCCGTGGACAGGCTCCACGTAGTCCACCTCGCCAAAGCTCAGGCCCACGGTGGGTGAGTAACCGGCCCGGGCCTGCGGGAGTATGTACGTGTGGTTGGGCCGCACCCGCTCGGCTCGCTGCAGCAGGTAGAGGGGTTTGTCGTACCTCTCTTCCTTCACCAGCTTGAGTTCCCACAGGTCCTGCTCCTCGAGTCTGCGGGCGAAGCGGCCGTAGCTCACCGGGATGCTCTCGAGGGTGTCGCGCTGGTAGGGCTTGAGCAGGTTTTGCTGTGCGAGGTAGCGCTCGAACTCCGAGAGGTTCTCCCCGCCTTCACCCCCAACGACCTCGGTGCCTGCGACGTTCCGGGGAGGCTCGCTGACCACCACCACCTGAACGTTGTTGATCTCGCGCAGGGTACCCTCGAGCACGTCCGCGCTGCGGCTGTGAAAGGTTTGGTCGAGCAGGCCGAGCGCGTCCGCGATGGTGATGGACTTCGTCTTCGGCGCGGGCTGCGGCAGTTCCACCCGCTCGCCCTTTCTGGCCTTCTTGATCTCGGCGTCCCTGCGGCTGACGTTCTCGCCGCGGATGAAGTGCGCGTAGTAGGCGTCCAAGACCTCATCCACCAGCTCGTTCTCGGCGGTCCAGTCGAGCCGGAAGCTGTCGCCGCGGTTGTGCAGGGCGGCCTCGGTGCGTCTCACCAGGTCTTCGCCGTAGGGGATGTGGTTCCGCTCACGCCTGGGCCGGTAGACCACGAACCGGCCTTCCGGCTGGGTGTCGAACCGGGCGCAGCGCCCCGCCCGCTGGATTAGGCTGTCGACGGGGGCGAGCTCGGAGAGCACGACCGGGGCGGAGATGTTGATCCCCGCTTCGCCGACCTGGGTGAGGACGCAGACGGCCCGGGCCGTAGAGCCCCGGCCGAAGACCTCGAGCAGGCGCTCCTCGACGGCCTTGCGGTGGCTGGGCGCGAAGTTGGAGTGGGCCAGGAACAACTCCTCGGGGCCGAGCCGGGGCTGAAGCCGCCGGTAAAGCTCGACGGCGGCGTCGACGGTGTTGACGAAGGCGATCACCCGTCCGTGGGCCTTGAACTCCTCGAGGACGCGCTCGGCAGGCTGCTCAACCTCCTCGAGGCTCAAGGTAACCCTCCGCCAGCCGTCGCGGGCCTGGACGTCGGCGGAGCTCAGCTCTACGGCCTCCAGGCCCACCTGCTCCACCAGGAACTCGCGCACCGACTTCGGCAGCGTCGCCGTCATCACCGTCGAGAGCAGGCCCCAGCGCTTGCGCTGCTGCAACACGGCGTACAACAGGGGCAAGCCGCGCTCGGGCCCCAGGAGGTGCACCTCGTCGAACACGCTGTACGAGGCCACGATCGCCCCCGCCACGGCGTGCCCGCTCCTGCTGGAGAAGCTCAGGGGTGCCCCCGCGAAGCCCGCGAGGTACTGGTCGATGGTGGTGACCCCTACCCGCTCGGCGAAGATCTCGCTCTCCTGCTGCTGACCGTGGTGGATGGCGGGCCGGTACACCTCGCCGAAGCCCTGCCGCTCGAGCAGCTTTGCGATGTCCT belongs to Calidithermus timidus DSM 17022 and includes:
- the nirB gene encoding nitrite reductase large subunit NirB, which translates into the protein MAALHFTDGERLEADLVIFAAGIRPRDELARQSGLEVGERGGIVIDEHCRTSDPHVYAIGECALYQGRVYGLVAPGYEMARVLAERLTGGERAFSGTDLSTKLKLLGVKVGSFGDAFAQTPGAQEVLYSDFGKGFYKKLVLSEDGRRLLGGILVGDTSDYAKLHNLVLNAVELDNPEHLLVPPGEGGPAPKTRLPATARVCSCENVTKGTICEAIRSGCRDVASLKKATRAGTGCGGCVGTVGEILKEELLRLGEKVSDHLCEHFPYSRRELFDIVRVKGYKTFDALLRDHGTGYGCEVCKPAVASILASLHNEYVLEDAHAPLQDTNDRFLANLQRDGTYSVVPRIPGGEITPEAKKYGLYTKITGGQRIDLFGARLEQLPHIWADLIAAGFESGHAYGKALRTVKGCVGDTWCRYGVQDSVGLAIRLENRYKGLRTPHKIKMAVSGCTRECAEAQGKDVGVIATERGWNLYVCGNGGMKPRHADLLAADLDEETLVRYIDRFLMFYIRTADRLQRTSVWLEKLEGGLEYLREVIVEDKLGLAAELEAQMARHIQTYQCEWRVTLERPDRLKHFRHFVNSDAPDDNIVMVEQRGQHRPAYDFMHATALALAEAIPNARHRTLDDQTHEVAAEALAPVLVEFFSG
- a CDS encoding FAD-binding oxidoreductase, encoding MLDLRDMKALDVDVEARTAWAEAGLTAGEYTEATGAHGLATGFGDTGSVGIGGITLGGGIGYLVRKHGLTVDSLLAAEVVTADGQLLYADEEHHPDLFWALRGGGGNFGVVTRFKFRLHPVDSVVGGMLLLPATPEVIAGFIAEAEAAPEELSAIVNVMPAPPMPFVPAEHHGKLVLMALMAYAGEAEAGERALAPFRRLAPPLVDLLRPMRYPEVYPPEEEGYRPTAVARTMFLDAVDRGVAETVLEHLRSSTAAMRVAQLRVLGGAMARVPVEATAFAHRGRRIMANVAAFYGPHDRAEQEAWVKGFAAALRQGDGGAYVNFLGDEGAERVRAAYPGPTWERLVAVKRRYDPGNLFRRNQNIPSRG
- the cas6 gene encoding CRISPR system precrRNA processing endoribonuclease RAMP protein Cas6, which gives rise to MPHAFLLHLTSSDPRPLRYPGLYAHGLFFALLGKLDPALAAAVHAAPRKPFTLAALEPSPPAGRGGEVVLRITTLDDGLFGPLLGVLLREGVDGLALGDHPYRLARVVATPQGSPLAGRRTWEELAAAPPTRCLRLRFRTPTVFATSKPGRRARHTPLPDPLLIAKSLLSSWQHHSPLRFPEVEAAALLAVFELDLELTRFADLRFERAQAAKGFFPGFTGAVEVHCHSDSLEAQRALGILQAYAFYAGVGAKTAYGLGLTTPY
- a CDS encoding CRISPR-associated helicase/endonuclease Cas3, with the translated sequence MDFREFQTKTANTLRRGRSVLLHAPTGIGKSVGSALGFTQALPASPAAPARDALLGTRLLHVLPMRALTNSVAKDIAKLLERQGFGEVYRPAIHHGQQQESEIFAERVGVTTIDQYLAGFAGAPLSFSSRSGHAVAGAIVASYSVFDEVHLLGPERGLPLLYAVLQQRKRWGLLSTVMTATLPKSVREFLVEQVGLEAVELSSADVQARDGWRRVTLSLEEVEQPAERVLEEFKAHGRVIAFVNTVDAAVELYRRLQPRLGPEELFLAHSNFAPSHRKAVEERLLEVFGRGSTARAVCVLTQVGEAGINISAPVVLSELAPVDSLIQRAGRCARFDTQPEGRFVVYRPRRERNHIPYGEDLVRRTEAALHNRGDSFRLDWTAENELVDEVLDAYYAHFIRGENVSRRDAEIKKARKGERVELPQPAPKTKSITIADALGLLDQTFHSRSADVLEGTLREINNVQVVVVSEPPRNVAGTEVVGGEGGENLSEFERYLAQQNLLKPYQRDTLESIPVSYGRFARRLEEQDLWELKLVKEERYDKPLYLLQRAERVRPNHTYILPQARAGYSPTVGLSFGEVDYVEPVHGLITPVVPRLSEQAQPPKHNFQGWRAHCSRVYRAVDSMLKSKYSAWIFHIAEQMQARGALESAEQFAQTLESMIRLAALLHDIGKLSQGWQRAIGWREGEFWAKSKEGVRVGELPPHAFHALPALRYLFYQLGVVDEQGKVDRLAELIALAAARHHSLGELDGTLKWQPFELHEGVLEEIQQLLRDELGEDSEPIQALIAPGLFDHINDASTYELIEGKHTYVLDTPSPSEDYYPFYVLASRMIKVGDWEASGEREVELCR
- a CDS encoding DevR family CRISPR-associated autoregulator, giving the protein MNYTSLSISFRIGLAFHAMNNEGSSGTNVMEPRRISVGGHNYDGISGEMVRRHVLENFVRIAKSKKLPLSLAGEGLHSDRAKDLVKEWIAQNSEIQPIEDKGDGEKDGGGTQEEKKKKAILKMEPRHFAVASRKLLECCAIVDVGGFLAAISKEEKVQRDGKDYGVEGTLKRDSVFDVGWLISETPAIVEFSQHAAYRPDGQHNLFTQNMRAAVYGGVARLDLGRIGYNDWAWLAPDRNDLHLDDEQRRQRAAALLDAWEQWLLSPAGAKQAGWLQHTGQLEGILVLSNFGPAPFRSPIEVELRYDAEGSPLAERIKPNPRYRAELATLAEAKPGRYRALEFDGLPGLARAFDQARAAIGL